Genomic window (Jeotgalibaca ciconiae):
TTGGTTAATTTGATAATCAATGGGTGGTGTTCCAATAAATTTTGAAAAGTCTTTAACGATCTGAAACTTATTAAGATGAAATCTATTTTCTAAATCCTCTAAAGAAATATTCTCCTTGAATTGGTTATCTAGCAGTGTCTTGACCTCTAGAATATATTTTGGTATTTCTGCATCTTCAAAATCTAATTCGAATTTCTGAATTAATAGCTGATTTAATAGTTCGTGTATCAACACGGAGCATTGAAAATCTGTTCGAGCGTCTGATTCTGTTGTTAACTGTAATAATTGAGTGATGATTAAATGTATAGGGTTCGTTTTTAAATTTGTTTGATCAACGTGAAAAATAGGGGATTTGTTCTTAGAATACTCATTATAGAATGCATGTATATTTGCTCCGTTAATATGGATCCAATCCATTTCCCAAGGTTCCTCACTAATCGTTTCGTAAAGCTGGTATTCTTGGCAATCAATAAAAAATACATCACCTGCTCTTATTCTATGGACTTTATTTTGATAAGTTAATTGACCTTCTCCTGACAAAGTGAATTTCATTAAATAGGAGGGAAGATTCTCCCTTTCCGTATAGTAGGGTTTATTTGCTTTAAAGTAACCAATCTCTTGAATGTAATAAAATAATTCTTGGCTTTTTTG
Coding sequences:
- a CDS encoding AraC family transcriptional regulator, whose translation is MKYWEKGNHTWSNDSLRQIRTPTQKSQELFYYIQEIGYFKANKPYYTERENLPSYLMKFTLSGEGQLTYQNKVHRIRAGDVFFIDCQEYQLYETISEEPWEMDWIHINGANIHAFYNEYSKNKSPIFHVDQTNLKTNPIHLIITQLLQLTTESDARTDFQCSVLIHELLNQLLIQKFELDFEDAEIPKYILEVKTLLDNQFKENISLEDLENRFHLNKFQIVKDFSKFIGTPPIDYQINQKISYAKDLLRYSNLSIKEISLEIGLENFAYFSRLFKKRTGLSPSVYRRIG